The Zestosphaera sp. genome contains a region encoding:
- the feoB gene encoding ferrous iron transport protein B — MCELRKFGDKICDYVVAVVGQPSVGKSTFFTQVTGELVRVANWPGTTVEQKVGIVAFEGKVLCLVDLPGIYGLSPTSLEEKITKNFLISSDWDVILVLTDSLIPERSIYLPIQIGEMTNKLVIALTKWDATHKAGLHIDTEKLSSRLGFPVIPISSITGEGIREVLSTLVGVAEGRVKSSPLKIDYGLLDSYVNELMGLIDDRVIGKLPKRFVALRLLEGDQDVVNIIRDRPDIIEKSEKLREEFRKATERTPEELAILERYEYASKIVRETVVRVKVRPRITALIDKIYLHSLLGPLTSVLTIFATFAAAFTLNTGFPLTYFLRYLGFEAVASILETYSLSGLLESTFVLIGEAARAMLADLSKELASLVADGILGGLGAVLSFLPLILLVSMFLSILEDSGLGPRMVASLHNFFKFFGLSGRALYPLVIGFGCNVPAVYQSRISVDEAERREVIASAPFIICQARLIVLLYFTRVLFPGDVFIQAFAMAVLYILSIILYLLTAKLVRFLSNVKESPELIMELPMIHRPSLKVIWWSSWSNAKHFLYKAGLIIFTLSMLSWVLLSYGPTGYVSSPESSYGAIAGSYLGRVLEILYGVKNENSWMVGYALVYGFIAKEGLIASVSQLTGLAEEEALKSLGLDIAQGVSLLVFMMFYVPCLATVATIYRESKSLRFTLGVTAYLVLIALIVSLMTYRILLIV, encoded by the coding sequence GTGTGTGAGTTGAGGAAATTTGGAGATAAGATATGCGACTATGTAGTAGCTGTTGTCGGACAGCCCTCTGTCGGCAAGTCAACGTTTTTTACGCAAGTTACTGGCGAGCTAGTTCGCGTGGCTAATTGGCCTGGCACTACAGTAGAGCAAAAAGTCGGGATAGTTGCTTTTGAGGGTAAGGTTTTGTGCTTAGTTGATTTGCCAGGTATTTACGGCTTATCTCCTACGTCGCTCGAGGAAAAAATAACTAAGAATTTCTTAATTTCTAGTGATTGGGATGTTATTTTAGTTTTAACAGATTCATTGATTCCTGAGAGATCTATTTATCTACCAATACAGATTGGTGAAATGACTAACAAGTTAGTGATAGCTTTGACTAAGTGGGACGCGACACATAAGGCAGGTCTACACATAGATACAGAGAAGCTTAGTTCTAGATTAGGCTTCCCAGTAATCCCTATTTCGTCGATTACTGGTGAAGGAATTAGAGAGGTTCTAAGTACTCTAGTTGGTGTAGCTGAAGGCAGAGTTAAGAGCAGTCCACTCAAAATTGATTACGGCTTACTCGATAGCTATGTGAATGAGTTAATGGGACTCATCGATGACCGCGTGATAGGCAAATTACCTAAGAGGTTTGTAGCTCTCAGACTTTTAGAAGGAGATCAAGATGTAGTTAATATAATTAGGGATAGACCAGACATTATAGAAAAAAGTGAAAAGTTGCGAGAGGAATTCAGGAAAGCTACTGAGAGAACACCTGAAGAACTAGCTATCCTAGAGAGATATGAGTACGCGTCAAAGATAGTTAGAGAAACTGTAGTTAGAGTAAAAGTGAGACCGCGTATTACAGCCTTAATCGATAAAATTTACTTACATTCGTTGTTGGGTCCTCTGACCTCGGTCTTAACTATATTCGCTACGTTTGCTGCGGCCTTTACGTTGAATACAGGCTTTCCTCTCACGTATTTCCTCAGATACTTAGGTTTTGAGGCTGTAGCCAGCATATTAGAGACTTACAGCCTATCAGGATTGCTCGAAAGTACCTTTGTTCTTATAGGTGAAGCCGCTCGGGCAATGTTAGCAGACCTAAGCAAAGAACTAGCCTCTTTAGTAGCTGACGGCATATTAGGGGGTCTTGGTGCTGTATTGAGTTTCCTGCCTTTAATATTACTTGTCTCGATGTTTCTCTCAATACTTGAGGATAGTGGTTTGGGTCCTAGAATGGTTGCTTCCCTACACAATTTCTTCAAGTTTTTTGGATTGTCTGGAAGAGCCCTATACCCGCTAGTCATAGGGTTTGGCTGTAACGTTCCGGCAGTCTATCAGTCTAGGATCTCCGTAGACGAAGCTGAAAGACGTGAAGTAATAGCCTCAGCACCATTCATAATATGTCAAGCAAGACTAATTGTTCTGCTTTACTTTACTAGGGTGTTATTCCCTGGTGATGTATTTATTCAAGCATTCGCGATGGCAGTACTCTATATTCTGTCAATAATTCTATATCTGCTTACAGCTAAGTTAGTAAGGTTTTTAAGTAACGTTAAAGAGTCTCCAGAACTAATTATGGAGTTGCCTATGATACATAGGCCGAGCCTTAAAGTTATTTGGTGGAGTTCTTGGAGCAACGCTAAACATTTTCTCTATAAAGCAGGCCTAATAATTTTCACTCTCTCAATGCTTAGCTGGGTGCTACTATCTTATGGACCTACAGGATATGTTAGCTCGCCGGAAAGTTCTTATGGCGCTATAGCAGGTTCTTATTTAGGTCGGGTTCTCGAGATATTGTACGGTGTAAAGAACGAGAATTCCTGGATGGTAGGTTACGCATTAGTTTATGGGTTCATAGCTAAAGAAGGCTTAATAGCTTCTGTTTCTCAGCTAACCGGATTAGCTGAGGAGGAAGCGTTAAAGTCTTTAGGTCTTGACATTGCTCAGGGGGTCTCATTATTGGTGTTCATGATGTTTTACGTTCCTTGCTTAGCTACAGTAGCTACTATATATAGAGAAAGTAAAAGTTTAAGATTCACTCTAGGCGTGACAGCATATTTAGTTTTAATCGCCTTAATTGTCTCGTTGATGACCTACCGGATACTACTTATTGTGTGA